A genomic segment from Leptolyngbya boryana PCC 6306 encodes:
- a CDS encoding response regulator — protein MNDIRITLIEDHDLTRVGMKTALQQRPGFQVVGEAANGTDGLKLLLQHKPDVAIVDIGLPDIDGIELTRRFRQAQAASEDQSDTRVLILTLQDQEDTVLAAFAAGADSYCMKDVSLDQLVDALRVTNEGNSWIDPAIARVVLRQTQTQTPPTPITDELQQVAITAAEPEYNQIIEAYPLTERELEVLQLIVDGCSNAVIAEKLYITVGTVKTHVRNILNKLCADDRTQAAVRALRAGLVG, from the coding sequence TGAAGATCATGATCTAACGCGAGTCGGTATGAAAACGGCTTTACAGCAAAGACCCGGCTTTCAAGTGGTTGGCGAGGCTGCAAATGGCACAGATGGGCTAAAATTGCTGCTCCAGCATAAACCCGATGTTGCGATCGTCGATATTGGTTTACCGGATATCGACGGCATCGAGTTGACGCGCCGCTTCCGCCAAGCTCAAGCTGCCTCGGAGGATCAATCCGATACGAGAGTCTTAATTCTTACCCTACAAGATCAAGAAGATACGGTTTTAGCAGCATTCGCGGCAGGTGCAGATTCTTACTGCATGAAAGATGTCAGTCTCGATCAGTTGGTCGATGCATTGCGGGTGACGAATGAAGGAAATTCTTGGATTGATCCTGCAATTGCGAGAGTCGTGCTCCGTCAAACTCAGACGCAGACCCCGCCTACCCCGATTACAGACGAACTACAGCAGGTTGCGATTACCGCTGCCGAACCGGAATACAACCAAATTATTGAAGCCTATCCGCTGACTGAGCGTGAGTTAGAAGTGCTGCAACTGATTGTCGATGGCTGTAGTAATGCTGTGATTGCAGAAAAGCTCTACATCACAGTAGGTACAGTCAAAACACATGTCCGCAATATTCTCAATAAGCTCTGTGCCGACGATCGGACTCAAGCAGCAGTGCGAGCGCTGAGAGCAGGATTAGTTGGCTAA
- the pcrA gene encoding DNA helicase PcrA, producing the protein MAVDFLSHLNPSQKQAVQHFCGPLLVIAGAGSGKTRALTYRIANLVLTHRVDPENILAVTFTNKAAREMKDRIERLFAEQQALTEYGQSLQSLPGHVQTKLRSQVYKSITKDLWIGTFHALCCRILRFDIEKFQDEKGRKWTKSFSIFDESDAQSLVKDIIINQLNIDDKKFDPRSVRYAISNAKNKGLTPRDYEREQSNFKGKVIANIYSVYQDKLAENNAVDFDDLIWIPVQLFRQNEQIRAYWHKRFRHILVDEYQDTNRTQYELLQLLTTNGESARSFKEWDYRSIFVVGDADQSIYSFRMADFTILMGFQQDFGDGLPDDDTRTMVKLEENYRSTENILQLANDLIENNTERIDKVLKPTRGQGEPTFCYRAQDEIDEAEFVIQQMRRLEAVNSDLHWGKFAILYRTNAQSRAFEEILVRWGVPYKIVGGLRFYDRKEIKDVLAYLRAIANPSDSLSLLRVINTPRRGVGKTTIEALQKAAIELGTPLWEILSDETSIKTLAGRSSKGVIQFVEIIQRWRAQIDTVSASELVQGVLEDSGYVRDLKAQGTDEAEDRLQNVQELYNAVLQYEEENEDDKSLIGFLASASLASDLDDTEEESTKVSLMTLHSSKGLEFPIVFLVGLEQGLFPSYRSLDDPAAIEEERRLCYVGITRAQERLFISHARERRLYGNREPASPSLFLGELPRELMDSNTKAAIPKKFTEKKPQSKPAPVLQSDVEWSVGDRVMHSQFGIGEVTNVFGSGSKATLAIRFDNLTGMKRKILPIGDRGLTAID; encoded by the coding sequence ATGGCTGTCGATTTTTTGAGTCATCTGAATCCGTCCCAAAAACAAGCCGTTCAGCATTTTTGTGGTCCTCTGCTCGTGATTGCAGGTGCAGGCTCAGGAAAGACGCGCGCATTGACTTATCGGATTGCCAACTTGGTGCTGACTCATCGAGTTGATCCTGAAAATATTCTGGCTGTAACCTTTACGAACAAAGCAGCACGGGAGATGAAGGATCGCATCGAACGACTGTTTGCAGAACAGCAGGCATTGACTGAGTATGGGCAATCGCTGCAATCGCTTCCGGGACATGTGCAGACGAAATTGCGATCGCAAGTCTACAAATCCATTACGAAAGATCTCTGGATCGGAACCTTCCACGCACTCTGCTGCCGGATTCTGCGCTTCGATATTGAGAAATTCCAAGATGAGAAAGGGCGGAAATGGACAAAGTCTTTCTCGATTTTTGATGAATCCGATGCCCAGAGCTTAGTCAAAGACATCATCATCAATCAACTGAATATTGACGATAAGAAATTTGATCCACGCAGCGTTCGGTATGCAATCAGCAACGCTAAGAATAAGGGGTTAACCCCGCGAGATTACGAGCGAGAGCAATCTAACTTTAAAGGAAAAGTGATTGCAAATATCTACAGCGTTTATCAAGATAAACTCGCTGAAAACAATGCGGTTGACTTTGATGATCTGATTTGGATTCCGGTGCAACTATTCCGTCAGAATGAACAGATTCGCGCATACTGGCACAAACGCTTTCGTCACATTCTAGTAGATGAGTATCAAGATACAAATCGCACACAATACGAATTGCTGCAACTTCTGACCACGAATGGAGAATCTGCCCGCAGCTTTAAAGAGTGGGATTATCGATCGATCTTCGTTGTCGGCGACGCAGATCAATCGATTTACTCGTTCCGCATGGCAGATTTCACGATTCTGATGGGCTTCCAGCAAGACTTTGGCGATGGACTGCCCGATGATGATACGCGAACGATGGTGAAATTAGAAGAGAACTATCGATCGACAGAGAACATTCTCCAACTTGCAAACGACCTGATCGAGAACAACACAGAACGGATTGATAAAGTTCTCAAACCAACTCGCGGACAAGGCGAACCGACTTTCTGCTATCGCGCTCAAGATGAGATCGATGAAGCCGAATTCGTGATTCAACAAATGCGGAGATTAGAAGCGGTAAATTCTGATCTGCATTGGGGTAAGTTTGCTATTCTCTATCGTACCAACGCTCAATCCCGAGCCTTTGAAGAAATTTTGGTGCGGTGGGGTGTCCCTTACAAGATTGTCGGCGGGCTGCGATTCTACGATCGTAAAGAAATTAAAGACGTTCTAGCTTACTTGAGAGCGATCGCAAATCCATCGGATTCATTAAGTTTGCTGCGTGTGATTAATACTCCGCGTCGTGGCGTAGGCAAAACCACGATCGAAGCCTTACAAAAAGCAGCGATCGAGCTTGGTACTCCACTGTGGGAAATTCTCAGCGATGAAACCTCGATCAAAACTCTGGCGGGTCGATCCTCGAAAGGAGTGATTCAATTTGTCGAAATTATTCAGCGATGGCGCGCACAGATTGACACCGTAAGCGCTTCAGAACTCGTTCAAGGGGTTTTAGAAGATTCAGGCTATGTCAGAGATTTGAAAGCTCAAGGCACCGACGAAGCAGAAGATCGCTTACAGAACGTACAGGAGTTATATAACGCGGTTCTGCAATACGAAGAAGAAAACGAAGACGACAAGAGTTTGATCGGCTTCTTAGCAAGCGCCTCTTTAGCCTCCGATTTGGATGACACCGAGGAAGAATCGACGAAAGTCTCGCTGATGACCTTGCACTCGTCGAAAGGGTTGGAATTTCCGATCGTATTTCTCGTCGGTTTAGAGCAAGGGTTATTTCCCAGTTATCGATCGCTTGATGATCCAGCCGCGATCGAAGAAGAACGTCGCCTTTGCTATGTGGGCATTACCCGTGCTCAAGAGCGGTTATTTATCTCTCATGCTCGCGAACGTCGATTGTATGGAAACCGCGAACCTGCGAGTCCTTCGCTTTTCCTGGGAGAACTCCCGCGTGAATTGATGGATAGCAATACAAAAGCTGCGATTCCTAAGAAATTCACAGAAAAGAAACCTCAATCTAAGCCTGCACCCGTTTTACAGAGTGATGTTGAATGGAGCGTGGGAGATCGCGTCATGCACAGTCAGTTTGGCATCGGCGAAGTGACGAATGTGTTTGGTAGTGGAAGCAAAGCAACATTAGCCATTCGATTTGACAATCTAACCGGAATGAAACGGAAGATCTTGCCGATTGGCGATCGCGGCTTAACTGCGATCGATTAA
- a CDS encoding chlorophyll a/b-binding protein: MRSGSIIDDQGKLNNFAIEPQMYVTDQPQFGFNINAERLNGRLAMIGFVSLLALEVFTGHGIIGFFTSL; the protein is encoded by the coding sequence ATGAGAAGCGGTTCAATCATCGACGATCAAGGCAAACTGAACAATTTCGCGATCGAGCCTCAAATGTACGTCACCGATCAGCCCCAATTCGGCTTCAACATTAATGCAGAACGCTTGAATGGTCGTCTCGCAATGATTGGATTCGTTTCCCTCTTAGCACTGGAAGTCTTCACCGGACACGGAATCATTGGATTTTTCACATCTCTCTAG
- a CDS encoding aldo/keto reductase codes for MATQDKVAELAHLRELGNTREMVFPIGLGGMPMSIRDRPSESQAIATIHRALELGVTLIDTADAYCIDESDKHHNEKLIYKALQQYSGDKSQVMVATKGGLMRPDGAWTQNGNPDHLRQTIRESFEALGGDQPIDIWQYHSPDPNYSIAQALTPAKEAVHQGIVRYVGVSNFSVEQIKQARDVVEIVSVQNQYNPWHRNPEYDGVLEYCEAEGITFLPWSPLGGSQRVSQLKEIHGISDLANEKNISIYSLILAWMLSKSPCIVPIPGASKPESIADSVKAAEVRLDPQEIAIVEDAIAQV; via the coding sequence ATGGCAACTCAGGATAAAGTTGCAGAACTTGCACATCTTAGAGAGTTAGGAAACACTCGGGAAATGGTCTTTCCGATCGGGCTAGGTGGAATGCCAATGTCAATCCGCGATCGCCCGTCGGAATCTCAAGCGATCGCTACAATTCATCGAGCTTTAGAACTGGGTGTCACATTGATTGATACCGCCGATGCTTATTGCATCGATGAATCCGATAAGCATCACAACGAAAAACTCATTTACAAGGCATTACAGCAATATTCGGGTGACAAAAGCCAAGTCATGGTTGCAACCAAAGGTGGTTTGATGCGTCCAGACGGAGCTTGGACACAGAATGGGAATCCAGATCATCTGCGACAGACCATTCGAGAAAGTTTTGAAGCCCTCGGTGGAGATCAGCCGATCGATATTTGGCAGTATCATTCACCCGATCCAAATTATTCGATCGCTCAAGCGCTCACGCCTGCGAAAGAAGCGGTTCACCAAGGGATTGTTCGCTATGTAGGCGTATCGAACTTTAGCGTCGAACAAATCAAGCAAGCGCGCGATGTCGTTGAAATCGTCTCTGTGCAGAATCAATACAATCCTTGGCATCGCAATCCTGAATATGATGGCGTTCTGGAATATTGTGAAGCGGAAGGAATCACTTTTCTGCCTTGGAGTCCGTTAGGTGGCAGCCAGCGTGTGTCTCAGTTAAAAGAGATTCATGGAATTTCCGACTTGGCAAACGAGAAAAATATCTCGATTTACAGCTTGATTTTGGCGTGGATGTTGTCGAAATCGCCTTGTATTGTGCCGATTCCAGGTGCAAGCAAGCCTGAGAGTATTGCGGATTCTGTCAAAGCCGCAGAAGTTCGACTCGATCCCCAAGAGATCGCGATCGTTGAAGATGCGATCGCTCAGGTTTAA
- the rppB gene encoding two-component system sensor histidine kinase RppB produces MFPDLSQFSEIRTEDFHRDRSTYYIRLFNHRGKLLAFSPNPPTELPQTLNPTPWQTFQTASGTRYRQFTIILHGNHNPSEPHGSWGYLQLGRNLEVFDTEILQMRWILLVGFPIALGLVAVSSWWLSGLAMQPIYQSYQQQQQFTANAAPELRSPLASLLATVEAILRVPQSDPQEMQTMLHTVERQGRRLSHLIADLLFLTSLEHHSSLKPSQRCCLNDLISDLTEEFLELATLAKLDLIHQVPDRDVYVLGNESQLYRLVSNLIANSIQYTASNGKIIISLIARDRTAFITVKDTGIGIAPKDQDRIFDRFYRVDRDRSRKTGGTGLGLAIAQAIAHHHQATLKVESQVGQGSIFIVEIPLAH; encoded by the coding sequence TTGTTCCCCGATCTTTCTCAGTTCAGCGAGATCAGGACCGAAGATTTTCACCGCGATCGCAGCACCTACTACATTCGCCTGTTCAATCACCGAGGTAAGCTGCTTGCTTTTTCTCCGAATCCCCCGACTGAACTGCCTCAAACGCTCAATCCGACTCCGTGGCAAACATTTCAAACCGCATCAGGAACGCGCTATCGCCAATTTACAATCATCTTGCATGGCAATCACAATCCTTCAGAACCTCATGGATCATGGGGCTATCTCCAACTTGGACGAAACTTAGAGGTGTTTGATACCGAAATTCTGCAAATGCGATGGATCTTACTGGTTGGATTTCCGATCGCGTTAGGTTTAGTCGCGGTTTCAAGCTGGTGGCTTTCCGGCTTAGCAATGCAACCGATTTATCAGTCTTACCAACAGCAGCAGCAGTTTACCGCAAATGCTGCACCCGAACTGCGATCGCCCCTAGCTAGTCTCTTAGCAACCGTAGAGGCAATCTTGCGAGTGCCTCAGTCTGATCCCCAAGAGATGCAAACCATGCTGCACACGGTTGAACGGCAGGGCAGACGATTGAGCCATTTGATTGCAGACCTGCTCTTTCTGACGAGTCTTGAGCACCATTCGTCACTTAAGCCCTCGCAGCGCTGTTGCTTAAATGATCTAATTAGTGACTTAACTGAAGAATTTTTAGAGTTAGCAACCCTGGCGAAACTTGATCTTATCCATCAGGTTCCCGATCGTGATGTTTACGTTTTAGGGAATGAGTCTCAACTTTACCGTTTAGTTTCAAACCTAATTGCAAATTCGATTCAGTACACAGCCAGTAATGGAAAGATTATTATCAGCTTAATCGCTCGCGATCGCACAGCATTCATTACGGTGAAAGATACCGGAATTGGCATTGCCCCCAAGGATCAGGATCGAATCTTTGATCGCTTCTATCGAGTCGATAGAGATCGCTCTCGCAAAACAGGTGGAACAGGGCTAGGACTCGCCATTGCACAGGCGATCGCTCACCATCATCAAGCGACACTCAAGGTTGAAAGTCAAGTTGGGCAAGGGAGTATTTTTATAGTAGAGATTCCATTAGCTCATTAG
- a CDS encoding efflux RND transporter permease subunit, which produces MKIFGPDLAELRKIGEQVRDVIQPIQGVVDLQLEPQLPIRQVQIQYDRAAAATYGLSMEQISNTVETALNGRVVSQVAENQQLIDIAVSLTEPARNNLDAIRAIPIVAPTGQTISLGTVAKVDYGMGANIVNREDVSRLIVVSANVAERDLGSVVGDIQSQIQQRVKLPNGYFIQYGGQFESEQRATNNLLVFSILAAVMIAVLMFFSVRSLPATIAIMINLPLALVGGIVSILLSGGVMSVASLVGFITLFGVAVRNGLLLVDNYNNKFAQGMPLKDVIVKGSLERIDAILMTALTSALGTLPLVLSSGAGNEILQPLAIVVLGGLFTSTALTLLVIPAIYAKVGKRLIPRQWDSTVDEGFSRSSTQPSADSVL; this is translated from the coding sequence GTGAAAATCTTCGGTCCTGATCTCGCTGAACTGAGAAAGATCGGGGAACAAGTTCGCGATGTGATTCAGCCGATTCAGGGTGTTGTAGACTTGCAGCTTGAACCTCAGTTGCCAATTCGACAAGTACAAATTCAATACGATCGGGCTGCCGCTGCGACTTATGGCTTGAGTATGGAGCAGATCTCGAACACTGTTGAAACGGCGCTCAATGGTCGTGTGGTTTCTCAAGTCGCAGAAAATCAACAGTTAATTGATATTGCAGTTTCGCTGACAGAACCCGCCCGTAACAACCTAGACGCGATTCGGGCGATTCCGATCGTTGCTCCAACTGGACAAACGATTTCGCTTGGTACTGTCGCCAAAGTAGACTACGGCATGGGCGCGAATATTGTGAATCGGGAAGATGTTTCTCGCTTGATTGTGGTTTCTGCGAACGTTGCAGAACGCGATCTCGGGAGCGTGGTCGGTGACATTCAATCGCAGATTCAGCAAAGGGTGAAACTGCCGAATGGCTACTTTATCCAGTACGGCGGACAGTTCGAGTCTGAGCAGCGGGCAACTAATAATCTACTGGTGTTTAGTATTTTGGCAGCCGTTATGATTGCTGTGCTGATGTTCTTCTCAGTTCGATCTCTGCCTGCTACGATCGCTATCATGATCAACCTTCCCTTAGCACTTGTGGGTGGTATTGTCTCAATTCTGTTAAGTGGGGGTGTGATGTCTGTTGCTTCTTTAGTAGGCTTCATCACATTGTTTGGGGTTGCAGTTCGCAATGGGTTGTTGCTGGTTGATAACTACAACAACAAGTTTGCGCAAGGAATGCCGCTGAAAGATGTTATCGTCAAAGGCTCGCTTGAGCGGATTGATGCCATTTTGATGACGGCTTTAACTTCGGCGTTAGGAACCTTGCCGCTGGTACTTTCGAGCGGAGCCGGAAACGAAATCCTGCAACCGTTAGCTATTGTGGTGTTAGGGGGCTTGTTTACGTCTACGGCGCTAACACTACTCGTCATTCCTGCCATCTATGCGAAGGTTGGCAAGCGATTGATTCCGAGACAGTGGGATTCTACTGTTGACGAAGGCTTTTCGCGCAGTTCAACTCAGCCTTCCGCAGACTCCGTGCTGTAA
- a CDS encoding FGGY-family carbohydrate kinase, whose amino-acid sequence MHLSLGIDFGTSGARAIAIRPDGKIEAQAAVSYTSNLAQTWLETLWQLLRNLPEVVRNHLDRIAINGTSSTVLLCDRAGRPITEPLLYNDARGVSVLERIRAIAPADHPVVSSTSTLAKLLWWQENCEDFSQARYLLHQADWLAFQLHGQCGISDYHNSLKLGYDVEHFNYPSWLPLQELLPIVQEPGSAISPIQSSIAQAFNIPADCRIHVGTTDSIAAFIASRASTSGEAVTSLGSTLVLKLLSDTRIDDTRYGIYSHRFGKRWLVGGASNTGGAVLKQFFTTEELIELSDRISASQESPLDYYPLLKPGDRFPINDPELMPRLEPQPLDRVEFLHGLLESMARIEAQGYRLLESFGATPLKQVFTAGGGAKNSAWTAIRHRQLGVSVSEAVQTEAAYGTAYLALEGI is encoded by the coding sequence ATGCATCTATCTCTAGGTATTGATTTCGGCACTTCTGGCGCACGCGCGATCGCGATTCGCCCCGATGGCAAAATCGAGGCTCAAGCCGCAGTCTCTTATACTTCTAATCTTGCCCAGACTTGGCTTGAAACACTGTGGCAATTGCTACGAAATCTGCCCGAAGTGGTGAGAAATCATCTCGATCGCATCGCAATTAATGGGACATCTTCAACCGTGCTACTGTGCGATCGCGCAGGTCGTCCGATCACTGAACCTCTGTTGTACAACGATGCACGTGGAGTGAGTGTTTTAGAGAGAATTCGAGCGATCGCACCTGCTGATCATCCGGTTGTGAGTTCAACGTCTACACTGGCTAAATTGCTGTGGTGGCAAGAGAACTGCGAGGATTTTTCCCAAGCGAGATATCTATTGCATCAAGCTGACTGGTTAGCATTTCAACTGCACGGTCAATGTGGAATTAGTGACTATCACAATAGTTTGAAGCTTGGATACGATGTCGAGCACTTCAACTATCCCAGTTGGCTTCCACTTCAAGAATTATTACCAATCGTCCAAGAGCCAGGAAGCGCGATCTCACCGATTCAATCTTCGATCGCTCAAGCATTTAACATTCCTGCTGACTGTCGAATTCATGTAGGTACAACCGATAGCATTGCAGCTTTTATTGCTAGTCGAGCTAGTACCTCTGGAGAAGCTGTGACTTCACTCGGATCAACGCTTGTTCTGAAACTCCTCAGTGATACTCGGATTGATGATACTCGTTACGGGATCTATAGCCATCGATTTGGCAAGCGCTGGCTCGTCGGTGGAGCTTCAAATACAGGTGGAGCAGTGTTAAAGCAGTTCTTCACGACAGAAGAACTGATTGAATTGAGCGATCGTATTTCTGCTAGTCAAGAAAGTCCGTTAGATTACTATCCGTTGTTAAAACCGGGAGATCGATTTCCAATCAATGATCCTGAATTAATGCCGAGATTAGAGCCGCAACCGCTCGATCGTGTTGAGTTTTTACATGGCTTACTCGAAAGTATGGCAAGGATTGAAGCTCAGGGATATCGATTACTTGAATCGTTCGGTGCAACGCCGTTAAAGCAGGTTTTCACCGCAGGAGGCGGAGCAAAAAATTCGGCTTGGACAGCAATTCGACACAGACAGCTTGGTGTGTCTGTGAGCGAGGCAGTCCAGACAGAAGCGGCATATGGGACGGCTTATCTTGCTTTGGAGGGGATTTGA
- the cysW gene encoding sulfate ABC transporter permease subunit CysW, with translation MSTIVSSTRSRKKVAWVPAVLITIAIAFLALIIYIPAINVFYQAFKNGVAPFLANLRQPNFMAAVRLTIALAAISVPLNIIFGLCTAWALARKQFRGRALLLSIIDLPFAISPVVAGLMLVLLYGRNGWFGPMLNAADIKIIFAFPGMVLATMFVSLPFVAREVIPVLDEIGPEQEEAASTLGASHWQTFWRVTLPSIRWGLLYGVILTNARAMGEFGAVSVVSGNLAGKTQSLPLFIEEEYKQYATESAYSAAVLLALLAVVTLIVKEIMQRKSRISEEE, from the coding sequence ATGAGTACGATCGTGAGTTCAACTCGTTCAAGGAAGAAAGTCGCATGGGTTCCAGCCGTTTTAATTACGATCGCGATCGCATTTCTCGCGCTGATCATTTACATTCCCGCGATCAATGTTTTCTATCAGGCTTTTAAGAATGGGGTTGCTCCATTTCTCGCGAATTTACGACAGCCGAACTTTATGGCAGCCGTGAGATTGACGATCGCATTAGCCGCTATTTCTGTACCGCTGAACATCATTTTTGGATTGTGTACAGCTTGGGCACTCGCACGAAAGCAGTTTCGAGGTCGCGCTTTATTGTTGAGCATTATTGACCTGCCGTTTGCGATTTCGCCTGTAGTTGCAGGTTTGATGTTGGTCTTGCTGTATGGACGGAATGGCTGGTTTGGACCAATGCTGAATGCTGCTGATATTAAAATTATTTTTGCGTTTCCGGGCATGGTACTAGCAACGATGTTTGTGAGCTTGCCGTTTGTAGCACGAGAAGTGATTCCAGTCTTAGATGAGATTGGCCCAGAGCAGGAAGAAGCAGCAAGTACTTTAGGTGCTAGTCACTGGCAAACGTTTTGGCGAGTCACGTTACCGAGTATTCGTTGGGGCTTGCTTTATGGGGTCATTTTGACGAATGCAAGAGCGATGGGTGAGTTCGGGGCTGTGTCAGTTGTGTCAGGAAATTTGGCAGGTAAGACGCAAAGTTTGCCACTGTTTATCGAGGAAGAGTATAAGCAGTATGCAACCGAGTCAGCTTATTCAGCAGCAGTGTTGCTCGCATTGCTTGCAGTCGTCACGCTCATCGTGAAAGAAATTATGCAACGGAAGTCGCGAATTTCAGAGGAAGAATAA
- the cysT gene encoding sulfate ABC transporter permease subunit CysT, producing the protein MVTSSSEKVPFWKVAFRSIVQAPWTWRIMIGYLTVMLIIPTVAMFLKASTVGVEKFWSIATSPIALSTYDITFTTALIAALINGVFGTLIAWVLVRYDFPFKKFIDASVDLPFALPTAVAGLTLATVYSEEGWIGSLLAPFGIKIAFTRLGVGIAMVFISLPFVIRTVQPVLAEMEKETEEAAWSLGASEWETFRHVILPPLLPAILTGVALGFSRAVGEYGSTVIVASNTPFRDLIAPVLIFQRLEQYDYAGATVIGIVLLAISLLMLLGLNLLQAWGRRYDSGSSSKRVGH; encoded by the coding sequence ATGGTTACTTCTAGCTCTGAGAAAGTCCCATTTTGGAAGGTCGCATTCCGATCGATTGTTCAGGCTCCTTGGACATGGCGGATCATGATTGGCTATCTCACTGTGATGCTAATCATTCCAACAGTTGCAATGTTCTTGAAAGCATCAACCGTCGGAGTAGAGAAGTTTTGGAGTATTGCTACTAGCCCGATCGCTTTGTCAACGTATGACATCACGTTTACGACTGCTTTAATCGCAGCTTTAATTAATGGCGTGTTTGGCACATTGATTGCTTGGGTTTTAGTCCGATACGATTTTCCTTTCAAAAAGTTCATCGATGCTTCAGTCGATTTGCCGTTTGCTTTGCCAACAGCCGTTGCAGGTTTAACGTTGGCAACAGTGTATAGCGAGGAAGGATGGATTGGCTCGCTGTTGGCTCCTTTTGGCATTAAGATTGCGTTCACTCGATTGGGTGTTGGGATTGCGATGGTGTTTATTTCCCTGCCATTTGTGATTCGCACCGTGCAACCAGTCTTAGCTGAAATGGAGAAAGAGACTGAGGAGGCTGCTTGGAGTTTGGGTGCTTCTGAATGGGAGACGTTTCGACATGTGATTTTGCCGCCTCTGTTACCTGCAATCTTAACCGGGGTTGCTTTGGGATTCTCGCGTGCAGTGGGTGAATATGGTTCGACGGTGATTGTTGCCTCGAATACGCCATTTAGGGATTTGATTGCACCTGTGTTGATTTTTCAACGGTTGGAACAGTATGACTATGCGGGTGCAACTGTGATCGGAATTGTGCTACTCGCAATTTCGCTGTTGATGCTGTTGGGACTCAATCTACTGCAAGCGTGGGGTAGACGTTACGATTCGGGTTCTTCGAGTAAACGAGTAGGACATTAA
- a CDS encoding sulfate ABC transporter substrate-binding protein — MQFRRLGIQSIALFLLGVTLSMTVAACSGGNAGSNVALTLVGYAVPKAAHDAIIPRFIEQWKKEKGQDVIFSYSYGASGSQTRAVIDGLDADITHLAVAADTERIVKEGLIRQDWAARVPNQGIVARTVVAIVVRPGNPKNIQSFQDLTRDDVKWVTPDPKTSGGARWNFMALWNDALKRSNNDEAKAKILVAKEFKNVAVLARDAREATDAFAKQGQGDALINYENEVILAQQKGIPIEYIVPDVNISIDTPLAVVDKNVDRNKTRDAAEAYAKFLFTPAAQAEFVKLGFRPFSKDAGQFQPVKDLATIQDFGGWGKVQKKFFEDGGIFDQTITASKQS; from the coding sequence ATGCAGTTTCGACGACTTGGAATCCAATCAATCGCCCTATTTTTGCTAGGCGTGACATTGAGTATGACGGTTGCTGCCTGTAGTGGTGGCAATGCTGGCTCGAATGTGGCACTGACGCTGGTTGGCTATGCAGTTCCCAAAGCGGCACATGATGCCATTATTCCAAGATTCATCGAACAGTGGAAAAAAGAAAAGGGTCAAGATGTGATCTTCAGCTATAGCTATGGCGCATCAGGCTCTCAAACTCGGGCTGTGATTGATGGACTCGATGCTGATATTACACATTTAGCAGTGGCAGCCGACACGGAGAGAATTGTCAAAGAGGGATTGATTCGTCAAGACTGGGCAGCGAGAGTTCCAAATCAAGGCATTGTTGCGAGAACAGTTGTCGCGATCGTGGTGCGACCTGGAAATCCTAAAAATATTCAGTCCTTTCAAGATCTAACACGCGATGATGTGAAGTGGGTAACGCCTGATCCCAAAACATCAGGAGGTGCACGTTGGAATTTTATGGCGCTGTGGAATGATGCCTTGAAACGCAGTAACAATGATGAAGCGAAAGCGAAAATCTTAGTTGCGAAGGAGTTTAAGAATGTTGCAGTCCTGGCTCGAGATGCGCGGGAAGCAACCGATGCTTTCGCAAAACAGGGACAGGGAGATGCGCTGATCAACTATGAAAATGAGGTAATTCTCGCGCAGCAGAAAGGAATTCCAATCGAATACATTGTTCCAGACGTGAATATTTCGATCGATACTCCTTTAGCAGTGGTCGATAAGAATGTCGATCGCAATAAAACTCGCGACGCCGCAGAAGCGTATGCAAAGTTCTTATTTACGCCCGCAGCGCAAGCAGAGTTTGTCAAATTAGGATTTCGTCCCTTTAGCAAAGATGCTGGACAATTCCAGCCTGTCAAGGATTTAGCAACGATTCAGGACTTTGGCGGCTGGGGCAAAGTTCAGAAAAAATTCTTTGAAGACGGCGGCATTTTTGATCAAACGATCACTGCATCAAAACAGTCATAA